In the genome of Qipengyuania seohaensis, one region contains:
- the ilvN gene encoding acetolactate synthase small subunit encodes MKIAQQASERHVLNVIVDNEPGILAKITGLFTARGYNIDSLTVADISEDHAISRITIVTNGPEPVIDQIRAQLERLVPVHKVIDLTEHGAHVERELALVKVAGKGDDRVEALRIAELFRANVVDTTTQSFVFELTGAPDKIDSFIVLMRELGLVEVGRSGIVGMMRGPDRA; translated from the coding sequence GTGAAAATCGCGCAGCAAGCAAGCGAACGACACGTGCTGAACGTGATCGTCGATAACGAACCGGGCATTCTCGCCAAGATCACCGGCCTGTTCACCGCCCGCGGCTACAATATCGACAGCCTGACCGTGGCTGACATTTCCGAAGACCACGCGATCAGCCGGATCACAATCGTCACCAACGGCCCCGAGCCGGTGATCGACCAGATCCGCGCGCAGCTTGAAAGGCTGGTGCCGGTTCACAAGGTCATCGACCTGACCGAACATGGCGCGCACGTCGAACGCGAATTGGCGCTGGTAAAGGTTGCCGGAAAGGGTGACGACCGAGTGGAGGCATTGCGAATCGCAGAGCTTTTCCGCGCGAATGTCGTCGACACCACGACACAGAGCTTCGTTTTCGAACTGACCGGCGCGCCGGACAAGATCGACAGTTTCATCGTCCTGATGCGTGAACTCGGCCTCGTAGAGGTCGGCCGCTCGGGGATCGTTGGTATGATGCGCGGGCCAGACCGCGCCTAA
- a CDS encoding DUF6151 family protein translates to MTDLAFSCACGTVTGVVTNVGPGEGDHVYCHCTDCQSVPKFLGAEVRILDEAGGTELYQTRCARLAFQSGKDQLAGLYMTEKPTLRWYAKCCDTPMFNTYANGKLPYTTVLVANCDASGRSALGPVRGHLFLEDAPGDTEGLKPLSRNVLLRSFFKRLIRDIFSGDRRRNPLFDPATLQPIATPRRLTPEERRTLG, encoded by the coding sequence ATGACAGACCTTGCCTTCTCTTGCGCGTGCGGCACCGTGACGGGTGTCGTGACAAATGTCGGCCCCGGTGAAGGGGACCACGTCTATTGTCACTGCACCGATTGCCAGTCCGTGCCCAAGTTTCTTGGTGCCGAAGTCCGCATCCTGGACGAGGCTGGTGGGACCGAGCTTTACCAGACCCGCTGCGCGAGGCTGGCATTCCAGTCGGGCAAGGACCAGCTTGCCGGTCTTTACATGACCGAAAAGCCGACATTGCGCTGGTATGCAAAGTGTTGCGACACGCCGATGTTCAATACCTACGCGAACGGGAAGCTCCCCTATACCACCGTCCTTGTCGCGAATTGCGATGCGAGCGGCCGATCGGCATTGGGTCCGGTGCGGGGACACCTCTTCTTGGAAGACGCTCCGGGCGACACCGAAGGCCTGAAACCGCTTTCCAGGAACGTCCTGCTGCGCAGCTTCTTCAAGCGCCTGATCCGGGATATTTTCTCCGGCGACCGCAGGCGCAATCCGCTGTTCGATCCGGCGACATTGCAGCCGATAGCCACTCCGCGAAGGCTCACACCGGAAGAACGCCGCACACTCGGTTAG
- the ilvC gene encoding ketol-acid reductoisomerase, whose product MQVYYDADCDQQLIKDKKVAIVGYGSQGHAHAQNLRDSGVGEIVIALREGSATAKKAEGAGFKVKTVSEAAEWADVLMILAPDEHQAAIYANEVAGKMRPGTALAFAHGLNIHFGLIDPPADVDVIMIAPKGPGHTVRGEYIKGGGVPCLIAIHQESNQSGGNGFAKQLALSYASAVGGGRSGIIETDFKEECETDLFGEQAVLCGGITHLIQAGFETLVEAGYAPEMAYFECLHETKLIVDLLYEGGIANMRYSISNTAEYGDIKTGPRVITEETKAEMGRVLKDIQSGRFVKDFVLDNQAGQPELKASRKAAAAHPIEKTGAQLRAMMPWIGANKLVDKERN is encoded by the coding sequence ATGCAAGTTTATTACGACGCCGATTGCGACCAGCAGCTGATCAAGGACAAGAAGGTCGCCATTGTCGGTTATGGCAGCCAGGGCCACGCCCATGCACAGAACCTGCGTGACAGCGGCGTCGGCGAAATCGTCATTGCCCTGCGCGAAGGCTCTGCAACGGCGAAGAAGGCCGAAGGCGCAGGGTTCAAGGTCAAGACTGTTTCGGAGGCTGCCGAATGGGCCGACGTGCTGATGATCCTCGCACCGGACGAGCACCAGGCGGCGATCTATGCGAACGAAGTGGCGGGCAAGATGCGTCCCGGGACAGCCCTTGCCTTTGCGCACGGCCTAAATATCCACTTCGGCCTGATCGATCCGCCCGCAGACGTAGACGTCATCATGATTGCCCCCAAGGGGCCCGGCCACACGGTGCGAGGCGAATACATCAAGGGCGGCGGCGTGCCGTGCCTCATCGCCATCCACCAGGAAAGCAATCAGTCGGGCGGCAACGGCTTCGCCAAGCAGCTGGCCCTTTCTTATGCCAGCGCGGTCGGCGGCGGCCGCTCAGGGATCATTGAGACCGACTTCAAGGAAGAGTGCGAAACCGACCTCTTCGGCGAACAGGCGGTGCTGTGCGGCGGGATCACCCACCTAATCCAGGCCGGTTTCGAAACGCTGGTCGAGGCTGGTTACGCGCCCGAAATGGCCTATTTCGAATGCCTCCACGAAACCAAGCTCATCGTCGACCTGCTCTATGAAGGCGGCATCGCGAACATGCGCTACTCGATCTCGAACACGGCGGAATACGGCGACATCAAGACCGGCCCGCGCGTCATCACGGAAGAGACCAAGGCCGAGATGGGCCGCGTCCTCAAGGACATCCAGTCGGGTCGCTTCGTGAAGGACTTCGTGCTCGACAACCAGGCGGGACAGCCCGAACTCAAGGCCAGCCGCAAGGCCGCAGCCGCGCATCCGATTGAGAAGACCGGAGCGCAGCTTCGCGCCATGATGCCGTGGATCGGTGCCAACAAGCTCGTCGACAAAGAACGCAATTAG